A window from Azoarcus sp. DD4 encodes these proteins:
- a CDS encoding cobalamin biosynthesis central domain-containing protein encodes MPQHLPFPNDRIAVVSITRHGIALAGKVVAALPGATLFAPDKFRAEAAAAAPGAAACYAGKTGDQIPALFAAFDGIVAIVSLGAVVRLIAPHLKNKDADPGVVVLDEAARYAIPVLSGHLGGANALAGVLAETLGAQPVLTTASDARETLAVDLLGRELGWTFEATHDEIVRASAAVVNDEPVALVQEAGNRDWWPRHANGRSGPLPANIRLEIGRIEDIDPAAWGAVLWVSHRPLPAALAPQLAGKTVIYRPPQPPSAAQ; translated from the coding sequence ATGCCCCAACACCTGCCCTTCCCCAACGACCGCATCGCGGTGGTTTCCATCACCCGCCACGGCATCGCGCTGGCCGGCAAGGTGGTCGCCGCGCTGCCCGGTGCCACCCTGTTCGCGCCCGACAAGTTCCGCGCCGAAGCCGCTGCAGCTGCCCCAGGCGCCGCCGCCTGCTACGCCGGCAAGACCGGCGACCAGATTCCAGCGCTGTTCGCCGCCTTCGACGGCATCGTCGCCATCGTCTCGCTCGGCGCGGTGGTGCGGTTGATCGCGCCGCACCTCAAGAACAAGGACGCCGACCCCGGCGTGGTGGTGCTGGACGAAGCGGCGCGCTATGCCATCCCAGTGCTGTCCGGCCACCTCGGCGGCGCCAATGCGCTGGCCGGCGTGCTCGCCGAAACCCTGGGTGCGCAGCCGGTGCTGACCACCGCGTCGGACGCGCGCGAAACCCTGGCGGTGGATCTGCTCGGCCGCGAACTCGGCTGGACCTTCGAAGCGACACACGACGAGATCGTGCGCGCCAGCGCCGCGGTGGTGAACGACGAGCCGGTAGCGCTGGTGCAGGAAGCCGGCAACCGCGACTGGTGGCCGCGCCACGCCAACGGCCGCAGCGGCCCGCTGCCGGCCAACATCCGGCTGGAGATCGGGCGCATCGAGGACATCGACCCCGCCGCCTGGGGCGCGGTGCTGTGGGTCAGCCACCGCCCGCTGCCGGCGGCGCTGGCACCGCAGCTTGCCGGCAAGACGGTGATCTACCGGCCGCCCCAGCCCCCCTCCGCCGCGCAGTGA
- a CDS encoding cobalamin biosynthesis protein → MKLALGLGCDRGTPTATVQQALDEALAQIGASVADIAAVASIELKADEAGFAELARRHGWSIHFYPAAELARVAVPNPSETVRKYTGTPSVSEAAALLAAGQASNPAALVVEKHKLRGADGKNATISLARIPQ, encoded by the coding sequence ATGAAGCTCGCCCTCGGCCTCGGCTGCGACCGCGGCACGCCGACCGCCACCGTGCAGCAGGCGCTGGACGAAGCGCTGGCGCAGATCGGCGCCAGCGTCGCCGACATCGCCGCGGTAGCGAGCATAGAGCTCAAGGCCGATGAAGCCGGCTTCGCCGAACTCGCGCGCCGCCACGGCTGGTCCATCCATTTCTACCCGGCGGCCGAACTGGCGCGGGTCGCGGTGCCCAACCCGTCGGAGACGGTGCGCAAGTACACCGGCACCCCATCGGTGTCGGAAGCCGCCGCCCTGCTCGCCGCCGGCCAGGCTTCGAATCCCGCCGCCCTCGTCGTCGAAAAGCACAAGCTGCGCGGCGCCGACGGCAAGAACGCCACCATTTCCCTCGCGAGGATCCCGCAATGA
- the cobJ gene encoding precorrin-3B C(17)-methyltransferase has product MNKGKIMLVGLGPGSHDHLTARARAAIAEADTVIGYVTYIRLVADLLEGKEVIKKSMTEELDRAIEALDRARQGRKVALVSSGDAGVYGMAGPTFEVLFQAGWTPDSEIEVEIVPGASALNTCAALVGAPLTHDFCAISLSDLLTPWPVIARRLDAAAASDFVTALYNPKSGRRTRQIVEAQRLFLRHRNPDTPVAIVKSAYRPKQRIEFTTLATMTECDIGMLTTVLIGNSSTFVRDGLMVTPRGYANKYDVAGDGAARSGEQAGRSLSTGLNGWLETIRASGETPAQLAERYRLPLDYIIAALAEAPDAEAADTIEESAA; this is encoded by the coding sequence ATGAACAAGGGCAAGATCATGCTGGTGGGCCTCGGCCCCGGCAGCCACGACCACCTCACCGCGCGCGCCCGCGCCGCCATCGCCGAAGCCGACACGGTGATCGGCTACGTCACCTACATCCGCCTGGTAGCCGACCTGCTGGAAGGCAAGGAGGTCATCAAGAAGTCGATGACCGAGGAACTCGACCGCGCCATCGAGGCGCTGGACCGCGCCCGCCAGGGCAGGAAGGTGGCGCTGGTATCGTCCGGCGACGCCGGGGTGTACGGCATGGCCGGGCCGACCTTCGAGGTGCTGTTCCAAGCCGGGTGGACACCGGATTCGGAGATCGAGGTCGAGATCGTCCCCGGCGCCTCGGCGCTCAACACCTGCGCCGCCCTGGTCGGCGCGCCGCTCACCCACGATTTCTGCGCGATCTCGCTGTCGGACCTGCTGACCCCCTGGCCAGTGATCGCCCGCCGGCTCGACGCCGCCGCGGCGTCGGACTTCGTCACCGCGCTCTACAACCCCAAGAGCGGCCGCCGCACCCGCCAGATCGTCGAGGCGCAGCGCCTCTTCCTGCGCCATCGCAACCCGGACACGCCGGTCGCCATCGTCAAGTCGGCCTACCGGCCCAAGCAGCGCATAGAATTCACCACCCTGGCGACGATGACCGAATGCGACATCGGCATGCTCACCACGGTGCTGATCGGCAACAGCAGCACCTTCGTGCGCGACGGCCTGATGGTCACGCCGCGCGGCTACGCCAACAAGTACGACGTCGCCGGCGACGGCGCCGCGCGCAGCGGCGAACAGGCCGGACGTTCGCTCTCCACCGGCCTCAATGGCTGGCTGGAAACCATCCGCGCCAGCGGCGAAACCCCGGCGCAGCTCGCCGAGCGCTACCGCCTGCCGCTGGATTACATTATCGCCGCGCTGGCCGAGGCACCCGACGCCGAGGCCGCCGACACCATAGAGGAATCCGCCGCATGA
- a CDS encoding ferredoxin has product MSTPPIDPATVAAVEKPKLGHYRRHLLVCTGPRCSADGEAQALFDSLGATFKAAGLDQGELRVKRTRVSCFAACKGGPILCVQPDGVWYYNVTPENMQRIVDHHLVGGEVLEELVFHRGPGLEDSGS; this is encoded by the coding sequence ATGAGCACGCCCCCCATCGACCCGGCAACGGTCGCTGCCGTCGAGAAGCCCAAACTCGGCCACTACCGCCGCCACCTGCTGGTGTGCACCGGCCCGCGCTGCAGCGCCGACGGCGAGGCACAGGCGCTGTTCGACAGCCTCGGCGCCACCTTCAAGGCTGCCGGGCTGGACCAAGGCGAGCTGCGCGTGAAGCGGACCCGGGTATCCTGCTTCGCCGCCTGCAAGGGCGGGCCCATCCTGTGCGTGCAGCCGGATGGCGTGTGGTACTACAACGTCACCCCGGAGAACATGCAGCGCATCGTGGATCACCATCTGGTGGGCGGCGAGGTGTTGGAGGAGCTGGTGTTTCATCGAGGGCCGGGGCTGGAAGACAGCGGCAGCTGA
- a CDS encoding PLP-dependent aminotransferase family protein → MDLSTPLAPPAATQPLYRQLAAGYRAAIENGTLRPGDRMPSVRALMQRHAVSLSTALQLCRHLEDGGWLEARPRSGYFVRRKLRTVLPAAEPDAAGTPDPAAFVGIHATVSAIVAQGLRYPDALNLGGASATPALYPTEALKNAALRALRHQPELLTTPGSPNGNPDFRAVLARRALDAGIRVTADELIVTHGGIEAVNLALRAVAQPGDTVAVESPTFFGLLQVLESLGMRALEIPTSPSSGISVEALELALRSYGGIKAVVVVPNLQNPLGAIMPDSRKAVLVALCEQHDIALIEDDPYRDMHSRATPPKALKAWDRSGGVIHCASLNKTLAPGMRLGWMAAGRWQARVAMLKFAQSRHNEEWSQLAAAEFMATSAYDRHLQRLREHLSEQRERMADTIAASFPAGTRLSLPDGGVMLWIELPGQLSSRRLFDAALTAGIRIAPGAMFSNSGRFDHFIRLGCGQPYTPELDAALRRLGGIASALLAEAP, encoded by the coding sequence ATGGACCTGTCGACCCCGCTCGCGCCGCCCGCAGCCACCCAGCCACTCTACCGCCAGCTGGCGGCCGGCTATCGCGCCGCGATCGAGAATGGCACGCTGCGCCCCGGCGACCGCATGCCGTCGGTGCGGGCGCTGATGCAGCGCCACGCGGTAAGCCTGTCGACCGCGCTGCAGCTGTGCCGCCACCTGGAAGACGGCGGCTGGCTGGAAGCGCGGCCGCGCTCCGGATATTTCGTGCGGCGCAAGCTGCGCACGGTGCTGCCGGCGGCCGAGCCGGACGCGGCGGGCACGCCCGATCCGGCCGCCTTCGTCGGCATCCACGCCACGGTGTCGGCCATCGTCGCGCAGGGTCTGCGCTACCCGGATGCGCTCAATCTCGGCGGTGCCAGCGCCACCCCGGCGCTCTACCCCACCGAGGCGCTCAAGAATGCTGCGCTGCGCGCGCTGCGGCACCAGCCGGAGCTGCTCACCACGCCCGGCTCGCCCAACGGCAATCCCGACTTCCGCGCGGTGCTGGCGCGGCGCGCGCTCGATGCCGGCATCCGCGTCACCGCGGACGAGCTCATCGTCACCCACGGCGGGATCGAGGCGGTGAATCTGGCGCTGCGCGCGGTCGCCCAGCCCGGCGACACGGTGGCAGTGGAGTCGCCCACCTTCTTCGGCCTGCTGCAGGTGCTGGAAAGCCTGGGCATGCGCGCGCTGGAAATCCCCACCAGCCCGAGCAGCGGCATCTCGGTGGAAGCGCTGGAACTGGCGCTGCGCAGCTACGGCGGGATCAAGGCGGTGGTGGTGGTGCCCAACCTGCAGAACCCGCTCGGCGCCATCATGCCGGACAGCCGCAAGGCGGTGCTGGTGGCCTTGTGCGAGCAGCACGACATCGCGCTGATCGAGGACGACCCCTACCGCGACATGCACAGCCGCGCCACCCCGCCCAAGGCGCTCAAGGCCTGGGACCGCAGCGGCGGCGTGATCCACTGCGCCTCGCTCAACAAGACGCTGGCGCCCGGCATGCGGCTGGGCTGGATGGCGGCCGGGCGCTGGCAGGCGCGGGTGGCGATGCTGAAGTTCGCGCAGAGCCGCCACAACGAGGAATGGTCGCAGCTCGCCGCCGCCGAGTTCATGGCCACCAGCGCCTACGACCGCCACCTGCAGCGCCTGCGCGAACACCTGAGCGAGCAGCGCGAACGCATGGCCGACACCATCGCCGCCAGCTTTCCGGCCGGCACCCGGCTCAGCCTGCCCGACGGCGGCGTCATGCTATGGATAGAGCTGCCGGGTCAGCTGTCGTCGCGGCGGCTGTTCGACGCAGCGCTGACTGCCGGCATCCGCATCGCACCGGGAGCGATGTTCTCCAACTCGGGGCGCTTCGACCACTTCATCCGCCTGGGTTGCGGTCAGCCCTATACCCCGGAGCTGGACGCCGCACTGCGCCGGCTGGGCGGCATCGCCAGCGCCTTGCTCGCCGAAGCGCCCTGA
- a CDS encoding MBL fold metallo-hydrolase, with the protein MKPLLTLLIGLACLMCAPARAADMKPQQLGPHSWYVMGAAGMASSANEGFMSNAGFVVTADGVIVFDALGTPALGEQLIAEIRKLTDRPIRRVIVSHYHADHYYGLQAFKAIGAEVWAHRAGRDALTSDAAQARLAQRRADLFPFVDANTRLMPADLWLEGDTDFRYGGLTIRLRHLGPSHAPDDLSMEVVEDKVIFAGDMLFRGRVPFVGDADTAHWLQALERLIEARAKVVVPGHGPASTDPQADLVLTRDYLRYLRDTMGRAVSELKSFDEAYAETDWRRWEALPAFREANRANAYNVFLQMEKGSLK; encoded by the coding sequence ATGAAACCGCTCCTGACGCTGCTGATCGGCCTGGCCTGCCTGATGTGTGCCCCGGCGCGCGCCGCCGACATGAAACCGCAGCAGCTCGGTCCGCACAGCTGGTACGTGATGGGCGCCGCCGGCATGGCCTCCTCGGCCAACGAGGGTTTCATGTCCAACGCCGGCTTCGTCGTCACCGCCGACGGCGTGATCGTGTTCGACGCGCTCGGCACACCGGCACTGGGCGAACAGCTGATCGCCGAGATCCGCAAGCTCACCGACCGCCCCATCCGCCGCGTCATCGTCAGCCACTACCACGCCGACCACTACTACGGCCTGCAGGCCTTCAAGGCGATCGGCGCCGAGGTCTGGGCACACCGGGCCGGCCGCGACGCACTCACCTCGGACGCGGCCCAGGCCCGCCTCGCCCAGCGCCGCGCCGACCTCTTCCCCTTCGTCGACGCCAACACCCGGCTGATGCCGGCCGACCTCTGGCTGGAAGGCGACACCGACTTCCGCTACGGCGGCCTCACCATCCGGCTGCGCCACCTCGGCCCCTCGCACGCGCCCGACGACCTCAGCATGGAGGTGGTGGAGGACAAGGTGATCTTCGCTGGCGACATGCTGTTCCGTGGCCGCGTGCCCTTCGTCGGCGACGCCGACACCGCGCACTGGCTGCAGGCGCTGGAGCGGCTGATCGAAGCCCGGGCGAAGGTCGTCGTCCCCGGCCATGGCCCGGCCTCGACCGACCCGCAGGCCGACCTGGTGCTGACGCGCGACTACCTGCGCTATCTGCGCGACACCATGGGCCGCGCGGTGAGCGAGCTGAAATCCTTCGACGAGGCCTATGCGGAAACCGACTGGCGGCGCTGGGAAGCCCTGCCCGCCTTCCGCGAAGCCAACCGCGCCAACGCCTATAACGTGTTCCTGCAGATGGAGAAAGGGTCCCTGAAGTAA
- a CDS encoding ribonucleoside-diphosphate reductase subunit alpha, whose translation MDRLPIDPTLAAFQAIRRNGAVVGFDPSKIAVAMTKAFLAVEGRQGAASARIRDLVAKLTDTVVQALTRRLPDGGMLHIEDIQDQVELALMRSGEHDVARAYVLYRERRAAERAAEKAAHAGDAAAETAIHVIDGDRRRPLDVAALQAVCREACAGLADVSAETVLEHAMHNLYDGVPIAAVRQSLVLAARTLIEREPDYGYVAARLLLAAIRVEVLGRETSQAEMADPALGYADYFPKAIRRGIQAGLLDPRLAEFDLARLAAALRPERDQQFEYLGLQTLYDRYFLHVDEVRIELPQTFFMRVAMGLAINEIDREARAIEFYHLLSSFDFMSSTPTLFNSGTRHSQLSSCYLTTVADDLEGIYQSIKENALLQKFAGGLGNDWTPVRALGSLIRGTNGKSQGVIPFLKVVNDTAVAVNQGGKRKGAVCAYLESWHLDIEEFLELRKNTGDERRRTHDMNTANWIPDLFMKRVMENAEWTLFSPVDVPDLHERYGQDFEAAYAAYEDKASRGEIKLFKRIPAVQLWRKMLTMLFETGHPWITFKDACNLRSPQQHMGVVHSSNLCTEITLNTSEDETAVCNLGSVNLPAHLLRDADGSWRLDADKLRRTVRTAMRMLDNVIDINYYATPKARAANVRHRPVGLGIMGFSDSLHVMGLAYASDAAVEFADRSMEAVCYHAYWASTELAEERGRYSSFKGSLWDQGILPLDSLKLLADGRGRLSEGGGSLVEVDRSATLDWEALRARIGRYGMRNSNCVAIAPTATISNIVGVSASIEPDYQNLYVKSNLSGEFTVVNAHLVRDLKTLGLWDEVMVGDLKYFDGSLGPIDRIPADIKARYATAFEIEPSWLIEAASRRQKWIDQAQSLNLYVAGASGKKLDELYRLAWLRGLKTTYYLRTLGATAMEKTGAGSSSESAQPGKASGAASPATYGSIAPKACSILDPDCEACQ comes from the coding sequence ATGGACCGACTTCCCATCGACCCCACCCTAGCCGCCTTCCAGGCCATCCGCCGCAACGGCGCGGTGGTCGGCTTCGACCCGAGCAAGATCGCGGTGGCGATGACCAAGGCCTTCCTCGCGGTGGAGGGCCGCCAGGGCGCTGCCTCCGCCCGCATCCGCGACCTCGTCGCCAAACTCACCGACACCGTGGTGCAGGCGCTCACCCGCCGCCTGCCCGACGGCGGCATGCTGCACATCGAAGACATCCAGGACCAGGTCGAACTCGCGCTGATGCGTTCCGGCGAACACGACGTCGCCCGCGCCTACGTGCTCTACCGCGAACGCCGCGCCGCCGAGCGCGCAGCGGAAAAGGCGGCGCATGCCGGCGACGCCGCCGCTGAAACCGCCATCCATGTGATCGACGGCGACCGCCGCCGTCCGCTCGACGTGGCCGCGCTGCAGGCGGTGTGCCGCGAAGCCTGCGCCGGGCTGGCCGATGTGTCCGCCGAGACGGTGCTGGAACACGCCATGCACAACCTCTACGACGGCGTGCCCATCGCCGCGGTGCGCCAGTCGCTGGTGCTGGCCGCGCGCACGCTGATCGAGCGCGAACCCGACTACGGCTACGTTGCCGCCCGCCTGCTGCTCGCCGCCATCCGGGTGGAAGTGCTGGGCCGCGAAACCTCGCAGGCCGAGATGGCCGACCCCGCGCTCGGCTACGCCGACTACTTCCCCAAGGCCATCCGCCGCGGCATCCAGGCCGGCCTGCTCGACCCGCGCCTGGCCGAGTTCGACCTCGCCCGGCTGGCCGCCGCACTCCGGCCGGAGCGCGACCAGCAGTTCGAATACCTCGGCCTGCAGACCCTTTACGACCGCTACTTCCTGCATGTGGACGAAGTCCGCATCGAACTGCCGCAGACCTTCTTCATGCGCGTGGCGATGGGCCTGGCGATCAACGAGATTGACCGCGAAGCGCGCGCCATCGAGTTCTACCACCTGCTATCGTCCTTCGACTTCATGAGCAGCACGCCGACCCTGTTCAACAGCGGCACCCGGCACTCGCAGCTGTCGTCCTGCTACCTCACCACGGTCGCCGACGACCTCGAAGGCATCTACCAGTCCATCAAGGAAAACGCCCTGCTGCAGAAATTCGCCGGCGGCCTGGGCAACGACTGGACCCCGGTGCGCGCGCTCGGCAGCCTGATCCGCGGCACCAACGGCAAGAGCCAGGGCGTGATCCCCTTCCTCAAGGTGGTGAACGACACCGCGGTGGCGGTGAACCAGGGCGGCAAGCGCAAGGGCGCGGTCTGCGCCTACCTGGAGAGCTGGCACCTGGACATCGAGGAATTCCTCGAACTGCGCAAGAACACCGGCGACGAGCGCCGCCGCACCCACGACATGAACACCGCCAACTGGATTCCCGACCTGTTCATGAAGCGGGTCATGGAGAACGCCGAGTGGACGCTGTTCTCGCCGGTGGACGTACCCGACCTGCACGAGCGCTACGGTCAGGACTTCGAAGCCGCCTATGCCGCCTACGAGGACAAGGCCAGCCGCGGCGAGATCAAGCTCTTCAAGCGCATTCCGGCGGTGCAGCTGTGGCGCAAGATGCTGACCATGCTGTTCGAAACCGGCCACCCCTGGATCACCTTCAAGGACGCCTGCAACCTGCGCTCGCCGCAGCAGCACATGGGCGTGGTGCATAGCTCCAACCTGTGCACCGAAATTACGCTGAACACCTCGGAAGACGAAACCGCGGTGTGCAATCTCGGTTCGGTGAACCTCCCTGCCCATCTGCTGCGCGACGCCGACGGCAGTTGGCGCCTGGACGCCGACAAGCTGCGCCGCACCGTGCGCACCGCCATGCGCATGCTCGACAACGTCATCGACATCAACTACTACGCCACGCCCAAGGCGCGCGCCGCCAACGTCCGCCATCGTCCGGTGGGGCTGGGCATCATGGGCTTCTCCGACTCGCTGCATGTGATGGGCCTGGCCTATGCGTCGGATGCCGCGGTGGAGTTCGCCGACCGTTCGATGGAAGCGGTGTGCTACCACGCCTACTGGGCCTCCACCGAGCTGGCCGAAGAGCGCGGCCGCTATTCGTCCTTCAAGGGCAGCCTGTGGGATCAGGGCATCCTGCCGCTCGACAGCCTCAAGCTGCTGGCCGACGGCCGCGGCCGCCTGAGCGAGGGCGGCGGCTCGCTGGTCGAAGTCGACCGCTCCGCGACGCTGGACTGGGAGGCCCTGCGCGCCCGCATCGGCCGGTACGGCATGCGCAACTCCAACTGCGTCGCCATCGCCCCCACCGCCACCATCTCCAACATCGTCGGCGTGTCCGCCTCGATCGAGCCGGACTACCAGAACCTCTATGTGAAATCCAACCTCTCCGGCGAATTCACCGTGGTCAACGCCCACCTGGTGCGCGACCTCAAGACCCTGGGCCTGTGGGACGAGGTGATGGTCGGCGACCTCAAGTACTTCGACGGCTCGCTCGGCCCCATCGACCGCATCCCGGCCGACATCAAGGCCCGCTACGCCACCGCCTTCGAAATCGAACCCAGCTGGCTGATCGAAGCCGCCTCGCGCCGCCAGAAGTGGATAGACCAGGCCCAGTCGCTCAACCTCTACGTCGCCGGCGCCTCCGGCAAGAAGCTGGACGAACTCTACCGCCTGGCCTGGCTGCGCGGCCTCAAGACCACCTACTACCTGCGCACCCTAGGCGCCACCGCGATGGAAAAGACCGGTGCCGGCAGCAGCAGCGAAAGCGCCCAGCCGGGCAAGGCCAGCGGCGCCGCCTCTCCCGCCACCTACGGCAGCATCGCCCCCAAGGCCTGCTCCATCCTCGATCCCGACTGCGAGGCCTGCCAATAA
- a CDS encoding ribonucleotide-diphosphate reductase subunit beta: protein MSAFNFNDWDSPAPRATPQPAPAFAGGRPGLDADAARNPALIAPGARPGALAPVRAADKRVVNGQGDINQLAPFKYPWAWEFFLNANRNHWTPLEISMAQDVHDYHHKLTPAERHVFENVLSYLTTSDILAMRNIGLAVMEKMTAPELQIYQARQVYEEALHTWTYQHCIETIGLDQQEIYNRYRVVPEIHGKIALANSRLERVMRSDFDLTDRDNLHEFALSYLFFAGIFEGCWFYNGFTPIFALQRRGLMKGTAEQLQYIMRDEVLHCAFGIRVVRTLIAEEELELGPQAIGRLWEEAESAEAAYAGYLLREPILGYSASQHMAQFRFIANRRARQLGLAEPYPGAENVLPWLDEQANMRKEKNFFETRVTEYQTGGALSWD from the coding sequence ATGAGCGCCTTCAACTTCAACGACTGGGACAGCCCTGCGCCCCGCGCCACCCCGCAGCCCGCGCCCGCCTTTGCCGGCGGCCGTCCCGGCCTGGACGCCGACGCCGCCCGCAACCCAGCCCTCATCGCCCCCGGCGCGCGGCCGGGCGCGCTCGCCCCGGTGCGCGCCGCCGACAAGCGCGTGGTCAACGGCCAGGGTGACATCAACCAACTCGCCCCGTTCAAATACCCCTGGGCGTGGGAATTCTTCCTCAACGCCAACCGCAACCACTGGACGCCGCTGGAAATCTCCATGGCCCAGGACGTGCACGACTATCACCACAAGCTCACCCCGGCCGAGCGCCACGTGTTCGAGAACGTGCTGTCCTACCTCACCACCTCCGACATCCTCGCCATGCGCAACATCGGCCTGGCGGTGATGGAGAAGATGACCGCGCCCGAACTGCAGATCTACCAGGCCCGCCAAGTGTATGAAGAAGCGCTGCATACCTGGACCTACCAGCACTGCATCGAGACCATCGGCCTCGATCAGCAGGAGATCTACAACCGCTACCGCGTCGTCCCCGAGATCCACGGCAAGATCGCGCTCGCCAACAGCCGGCTGGAACGGGTGATGCGGTCGGACTTCGACCTCACCGACCGCGACAACCTGCACGAATTCGCCCTCTCCTACCTCTTCTTCGCCGGCATCTTCGAAGGCTGCTGGTTCTACAACGGCTTCACCCCCATCTTCGCGCTGCAACGCCGCGGCCTGATGAAGGGCACCGCCGAGCAACTGCAATACATCATGCGCGACGAAGTGCTGCACTGCGCCTTCGGCATCCGCGTGGTGCGCACCCTGATCGCCGAGGAAGAACTGGAGCTGGGCCCGCAAGCCATCGGGCGGCTGTGGGAAGAGGCCGAAAGCGCCGAGGCCGCCTACGCCGGCTACCTGCTGCGCGAACCCATCCTCGGCTACTCCGCCAGCCAGCACATGGCCCAGTTCCGCTTCATCGCCAACCGGCGGGCACGGCAACTGGGGCTGGCGGAACCGTATCCGGGCGCGGAAAACGTGCTGCCCTGGCTGGACGAGCAGGCCAACATGCGCAAGGAGAAGAATTTCTTCGAGACGCGGGTGACGGAGTATCAGACGGGCGGGGCATTGAGCTGGGATTGA